Proteins found in one Lysinibacillus fusiformis genomic segment:
- a CDS encoding HNH endonuclease: MKIKQFILNELKKKAINNKVSSTIGTIDFSVLTDEQIERAFSLNELENILIEINSITQLKHRNEKKNPVAKNKDFSKIKKKLNEKELKRVFRKRVSTLFGVNLNSLSDDEIQEIYSLKQQVKFINQKNLLLEDVQELAVYANSRRMQIKNFNEGLDEKIELDDLYEEEQYKNKKSITSEIFYKAEEKGIKDILKPVRIDFTLDEEDDLVHNFDLDMLKSILKVVNDIPSKQTDFINALDYVYKYKDGDIIEENEDDAWHNGIPKFLDKYINRQMTVEDAYVKVTELVNLEKRDSPRYMDLMEYRIDLGTYIFRDKEIVEERSGVEEFSEYDFAEFVRKTVEAIILPHIEVIEIIENKKGKIKFVDVWQQNFSEELKQEVRRRDGYKCVVCDEEMNLHVHHKIPRKLGGPNHADNLVTLCASCHGVIETADIEKAFRKCMNNFMRKKVSMQQPDLSKDIYQLKQEVLEELNTLFMKISLRDEALAGDIVQVLKKIEYIFD; this comes from the coding sequence TTGAAAATAAAACAGTTTATCTTAAATGAATTGAAAAAAAAAGCTATAAATAATAAGGTCTCTTCAACAATTGGTACAATTGATTTTAGTGTACTTACAGACGAGCAAATTGAACGAGCTTTTTCATTGAATGAATTAGAGAATATTTTAATAGAAATAAATTCAATCACACAATTAAAGCATCGTAATGAAAAGAAGAATCCAGTTGCTAAAAATAAAGATTTCTCCAAAATAAAAAAAAAGCTAAATGAGAAGGAATTAAAGCGAGTGTTTAGAAAGCGAGTTTCAACTTTATTTGGAGTAAATCTAAATTCACTTTCTGATGATGAGATTCAAGAAATTTATTCGTTGAAACAACAAGTAAAATTTATAAATCAAAAAAATCTATTATTAGAAGATGTTCAAGAGTTGGCGGTATATGCAAATTCTCGTAGAATGCAAATAAAAAATTTTAATGAAGGATTAGACGAAAAAATAGAGCTTGATGATTTATATGAGGAAGAGCAGTATAAAAATAAAAAGTCTATTACTTCAGAAATTTTTTATAAAGCTGAGGAAAAGGGGATAAAGGATATTCTAAAGCCTGTGAGAATTGACTTTACTTTAGATGAAGAAGATGATTTAGTACATAATTTTGATTTAGATATGCTTAAGAGCATTCTTAAGGTAGTGAATGACATACCAAGTAAACAAACAGATTTTATTAACGCATTGGATTATGTTTATAAATATAAGGATGGAGATATAATCGAAGAAAATGAGGACGATGCTTGGCATAACGGTATTCCAAAATTTTTGGATAAATATATTAATCGACAAATGACTGTTGAAGATGCATATGTAAAGGTGACTGAATTAGTTAATCTTGAAAAACGGGATTCTCCTAGATACATGGACTTAATGGAATACCGTATTGATTTAGGAACCTATATATTTCGTGATAAAGAAATAGTAGAAGAGCGGAGTGGTGTTGAAGAATTTTCAGAATACGATTTTGCTGAGTTTGTTCGAAAAACAGTAGAAGCAATTATTTTACCACATATTGAAGTAATAGAAATAATTGAAAATAAGAAAGGGAAAATCAAATTTGTTGATGTCTGGCAACAAAACTTTTCAGAAGAATTAAAACAGGAAGTTCGTCGACGTGATGGTTATAAATGTGTAGTGTGTGATGAAGAAATGAATTTGCATGTACACCACAAAATTCCTCGAAAGTTAGGTGGACCCAATCATGCGGATAATCTTGTTACACTTTGTGCATCTTGTCACGGTGTTATTGAAACTGCTGATATAGAGAAGGCTTTTAGAAAATGTATGAATAACTTTATGCGTAAGAAAGTTAGTATGCAGCAACCTGATTTATCGAAGGATATTTACCAGCTGAAGCAAGAAGTGTTAGAGGAATTGAACACACTTTTTATGAAAATTAGTCTCCGAGACGAAGCGCTAGCTGGAGATATTGTACAAGTGTTAAAGAAGATTGAGTATATTTTTGATTAG